The Coregonus clupeaformis isolate EN_2021a chromosome 27, ASM2061545v1, whole genome shotgun sequence genomic sequence AACTGTACAATGCAATAATTTTAAATTAACCATTGCAGATACTATCGCCTCTTCTGGAAAATGTTTCCTCTTCCCATTCCTCCACCACGACCCCGTCCTCTTGCAGCCACTgcagaaaaaataaaaaatagtcaAAGATGCAGAAGTTAGccgttaaaaaaataaaatacttagAGTGCAAATTCTCCATAGGTGCATGTAGAAGCAGCAGCACTCACCCTGAGCTTTGAGAATGGCTGCCTTCCCCCTTCCTGCTCCAGAGCCCTGGTTCTTGTTTTTCATGCTCTTTAACATAGGGGCATTCTTTAACATGTCCGGTAGGATCAGGAAGCGAATCTTGCTGCCCCGGATATAGACCTGCTCCAGTTGGGCTACACGCCCATCCCGATGAGTCACAGTGATATTGGCCATCTGAAAGGAAGCTATATACACTTACTACACAACTCTGTAAAAGGGACAAACAAATCCCTCCTATACCGATGAGCTCACAAATATCCCCTAAAACAAGTTATTTTGTCTGAACCCTAAAGGCAGTCTGAAGACCTACCTGGCAGTTCATGTTGTCCTCAGCCTCAATGAGCTTTCCCCTGTACACTTCACCAGTGTTGGTCTCACAGGTCACAATGTGACCCTCTGCTTCATGCAGAACTTTGATGGGCACGCCAATGGACATATTTGCAAGGGTCCTGTAGAAACAGAGACAAGGTACAGACTCGTCTGCAGAAAATAATTGGCACCATCACAATAAAAAAAGGTATAAAAGAGACACCACATTTGGTTTGCGTAAAATGAAGAGATTAGCCTACCATAAATAAAGTGCTTGATTTGCTCTGCCTCACCCCTGGTTGTGCTGTGCTGAGCCAGAGTCCTGCCCCCCCTTCCATACACTGCCCCACTTTCACCTTTTATCTGGAAAACCAACCCCTACAGTCCATGCACTCACCTGGCTGACCCAGTTCAAGGTTGGTCTCCACTGTTAACAATGATACGCCTGGCCTATTGTTCAAACGAGGTGCACTGAACTTGTACTTGGCCAACCAGAGGATGTACTCCCCTCTTGAGGTTCTTCGCAATTGTATTGTCACCTGGCCTGGCTTACAATTACTGTGACAATGGTATTCAATTCTCTGTACGCCTAGTTATTTAGTCCTGCATTTGGAGCTCGAAGCCTAAGatttttcactgtaccctgcaatcacacctgcaaccctgtacatttgACTATTAAACACTGAATCTGAGCATGACCTTATATTTTGGCCTATATTGTAAACAAAGTAACAAACCTTTTCAATTCTACTGAAAAGAGAAGTGAGTTTCAGTACCAATATTGATAGTTACTTCCACATCATTTCTGAGCCAGGTAAATAAAAATAGGATTTTCAAACAGCCAAACGTAGTTAGTTAGCTATAGGCTACTCATCTGTTGGTCTAAGCATGCTGGCAAGGGCGGGTGTGTTGGCCTCACTGGATAACGTTAGTAGAAGCAATCTAGCAACTAACGCAACCGGTAACTACCTACAGCAAACATTCAAAATTGGTTTAAATGTAGTATTTTGTTTACCGTAATTTCAACTGTAACGAAGTTGTTCTTTCTTGATTTCTGCGGTCTTTCAAGTGTCTCAAACGTACGAATGAATTAACCAGCAGCGAGAGTATTTTGTTCGTTTTCCGACTACCCAGAATGCAACTGGAGAAAGGAAGAAAAACAAAGTGCTTCCGGTTAAAACATAAAGTGATGCCTCGTGGGACTTGTTGTCTTTCTTGATATACCTAATTTCTTTGAATACAGAGGATcctagtgtaaaaaaaaaatgtgtttagAGAAACGTGTTTAAACAAATTAAATATACGCACAATGTGACATcgatttttttcattttcattctGATCTGAtcgagctcctgagtggcgcagtggtctaaggcactgcatcgcagtgctaactgtgccactagagatccaggttcgaatccaggctctgtcgcagccggccgcgaccgggaagactcatgggcggcgtccagggtaggggaggaatggccggcagggatgtagctcagttgatagagcatggcgtttgcaacgccagggttgtgggttcgattccctcggggggccagtataaaaagatatgtattcactaactgtaagtcgctctggataagagcgtctgctaaatgactaaaatgtaaatgtaaatctgctaTGATTCAAccggtggtgtaaagtacttaagtaaaaatacttgaaagtattACTTAATTGTattatatttacttttgatacacAAGTATATTTAAaagcaaatacttttactcaagtagtattttactgggtgacttttacttgagtcattttctattaaggtatctttacttttactcaagtatgagatttgggtactttttccaccactggattcAACAGTGGTGTACAATCCTGTAGTACACTGATACTGACAGAAGGGAGCAGCATTGAGAGGGTACATTGCTTAGAATAAGTTACAGTTGCCGACATTACTTCATCCATTGGCAGCCAGGGTCATGGCAATGTTTATCACACCAGCTCCCCCTGTTTAACCCCCCCCCCGTGAGACATAtttgtttccttaccctgtaagcagtctatgcacaaggtatgacagcaatccatttacattttagtcatttagcagcttttatttttcatactggctccccgtgggaatcaaacccacaaccctggcattgcaaacaccatgctctaccaactgagctacatccctgccggccagttCCTCCCCTACCAATTGTGCAGt encodes the following:
- the LOC121541147 gene encoding small nuclear ribonucleoprotein Sm D3, coding for MSIGVPIKVLHEAEGHIVTCETNTGEVYRGKLIEAEDNMNCQMANITVTHRDGRVAQLEQVYIRGSKIRFLILPDMLKNAPMLKSMKNKNQGSGAGRGKAAILKAQVAARGRGRGGGMGRGNIFQKRR